In Setaria italica strain Yugu1 unplaced genomic scaffold, Setaria_italica_v2.0 scaffold_11, whole genome shotgun sequence, a single genomic region encodes these proteins:
- the LOC101768010 gene encoding laccase-14, protein MAQPRPLLLLRLAFALCFLLIRCMLADAAIVEHTFNVGNLTVERLGRSQVITAVNGQFPGPKIEARDGDTVVVHVVNNSPYNMSIHWHGILQRQSSWADGPNMVSQCPIRPGGGRYTYRFNITGQEGTLWWHAHVSFLRATVYGALLLRPAPAEGYPFDKPHREATILLGEWWNASVVDVERQALLAGGAPNNSVALTINGLVDGDHQLLAVERGRTYLLRIVNAALNYQLFFKVAAHSFTVVAADACYTDPYHTDVIVVAPGQTVDALMRADAHPGRYYMAAQVYQSLANATYSATATALITYYHQDDATPPEMPSMPAFNDSATAERFYAGLTGLLRDSTPTVPLHVDTRMLVTFGLGVTPCAPEQTLCNRTLGSVAGSMNNVSFQFPAAMSLLEAHMRGDPDGVYTREFPDRPPVMFDFSGEAGAGAAFAFTSKGTKVKALRYGETVEVVLQNTAILGAENHPLHLHGFNFYVLAQGAGNFNAHRHVRAYNLVNPHQRNTVAVPTGGWAVIRFTADNPGVWIMHCHLDSHLPFGLAMIFEVDDGPTPDAVLPPPPPDYPRC, encoded by the exons ATGGCTCAGCCGAGGCCATTACTGTTGCTCCGTCTCGCATTCGCCCTGTGCTTCTTGCTCATAAGATGCATGTTGGCTGACGCGGCCATCGTTGAGCACACCTTCAAT GTGGGCAACCTGACGGTGGAGCGTCTGGGCCGGAGCCAGGTGATCACGGCGGTGAACGGGCAGTTCCCGGGCCCCAAGATCGAGGCCCGCGACGGCGACACGGTGGTGGTGCACGTCGTGAACAACTCCCCCTACAACATGAGCATCCACTGGCACGGCATCCTGCAGCGGCAGTCGAGCTGGGCGGACGGGCCCAACATGGTGTCGCAGTGCCCCatccgccccggcggcggccgctacACCTACCGCTTCAACATCACCGGGCAGGAGGGCACGCTGTGGTGGCACGCCCACGTCTCCTTCCTCCGCGCCACCGTCTACGGCGCGCTGCTcctgcggccggcgccggcagaGGGGTACCCCTTCGACAAGCCCCACCGCGAGGCCACCATCCTCCTCGGCGAATGGTGGAACGCCAGCGTCGTCGACGTCGAGAGGCAggccctcctcgccggcggcgcgcccaacaACTCCGTCGCGCTCACCATCAACGGCCTCGTCGATGGTGACCACCAGCTGCTCGCCGTGGAGCGCGGCCGGACTTACCTGCTCCGCATCGTCAACGCCGCGCTCAACTACCAGCTCTTCTTCAAGGTCGCCGCCCACTCCTtcaccgtcgtcgccgccgacgcctgCTACACCGACCCCTACCACACCGACGTCATCGTCGTCGCGCCGGGCCAGACGGTGGACGCGCTCATGCGCGCCGACGCCCACCCGGGTCGCTACTACATGGCCGCCCAGGTGTACCAGAGCCTCGCCAACGCAACCTacagcgccaccgccacggccCTCATCACCTACTACCACCAAGACGATGCAACGCCGCCAGAGATGCCGAGCATGCCGGCGTTCAACGacagcgccaccgccgagcGCTTCTACGCCGGCCTCACCGGGCTGCTGCGGGACAGCACGCCGACGGTGCCGCTCCACGTGGACACGCGGATGCTGGTGACCTTCGGCCTGGGCGTGACGCCGTGCGCGCCGGAGCAGACGCTGTGCAACCGGACGCTGGGCTCCGTGGCGGGCAGCATGAACAACGTGTCCTTCCAGTTCCCGGCGGCCATGTCGCTGCTGGAGGCGCACATGCGGGGCGATCCGGACGGCGTGTACACGCGCGAGTTCCCGGACCGGCCGCCGGTGATGTTCGACTTCTCGGGcgaggcgggggcgggcgccGCCTTCGCCTTCACCTCCAAGGGGACCAAGGTGAAGGCGCTGCGGTACGGCGAGACGGTGGAGGTGGTGCTGCAGAACACGGCCATCCTTGGCGCCGAGAACCATCCGCTGCACCTCCACGGCTTCAACTTCTACGTCCTGGCGCAGGGCGCCGGCAACTTCAACGCCCACAGGCACGTGCGCGCCTACAACCTCGTCAACCCGCACCAGCGCAACACCGTCGCAGTCCCCACCGGCGGATGGGCCGTCATCCGCTTCACCGCTGACAACCCGGGCGTGTGGATCATGCACTGCCACCTGGACTCGCACCTGCCCTTCGGCCTGGCCATGATCTTCGAGGTGGACGACGGCCCCACGCCTGACGCCGttctcccaccgccgccgccagactACCCCCGGTGCTGA
- the LOC101762046 gene encoding uncharacterized protein LOC101762046, whose product MAPPKPATPDAASKPKKKVTPAQVAFLVDRYLADNGFHAALAAFRSDAAHLFSPNRAKPPPKGLLPLADILHDYIALKEGRVAIDSAMHAMHSLVSTYYASSSSSPPPPMMMMMPPLHPATNSAQPSSPPLVPPLFVASSSSSPPQPQGTAAGYTSPVVHHYAHASTALLVHNSSDVSSCQQPTKKRKHSKSAGKTTTASKKSCIASATTSDTKGKAVASQLSNDNLSAAHPSSAEHSAMAKLPVQNSSVAKSLFRPLQPQLHSSPCTPQQSYDIQDQDQAAAYPTQMPLPVAASAHTQQDIASSQCSIVSSKTLIVSPLKGGAYYAVERSYHVSSPLKSTTHKSTKREHVKGKLNFDITDSRPVPNEQQVCDKASTSSDEDKQDDFDIDFTNLDIFDGEFSFSELLLDLDLDTEGVHCQNPSASAEVQRLEPVAKSGYVTEDPALPDSVKSMAADFAEDFNSQGATSVTSVRAITKRIKIVSPVKGRIAS is encoded by the exons ATGGCGCCGCCTAAGCCCGCCACTCCCGACGCTGCCAGCAAGCCCAAGAAGAAGGTCACCCccgcgcaggtcgccttcctCGTCGACCGCTACCTCGCCGACAACGGCTTccacgccgcgctcgccgccttcCGCTCCGACGCCGCCCACCTCTTCAGCCCCAAccgcgccaagcccccgccaaaGGGCCTCCTCCCGCTCGCCGACATCCTCCACGACTACATCGCCCTCAAGGAGGGACGCGTCGCAATCGACTCCGCCATGCACGCCATGCACTCCCTCGTCTCCACCTACTacgcctcctcttcctcctcgccgccgcctccgatgatgatgatgatgcctcCCCTGCATCCGGCCACCAACAGCGCCCAGCCATCGTCGCCCCCGCTCGTGCCGCCGCTCTTCGTCGCCTCGTCTTCGTCGTCTCCTCCGCAGCCCCAAG gcaCCGCTGCGGGATATACTTCGCCTGTCGTACATCACTACGCTCATGCATCCACGGCGCTTCTTGTCCACAACTCCTCAGACGTGTCCTCCTGTCAGCAGCCCACCAAAAAGAGGAAGCATTCAAAGTCTGCAGGGAAGACTACGACGGCCTCCAAGAAATCCTGCATCGCATCGGCTACCACCTCGGATACAAAAG GTAAAGCTGTTGCCTCTCAGCTGTCGAATGATAACTTGTCAGCGGCCCATCCATCTTCAGCTGAACACTCTGCTATGGCAAAGCTTCCTGTCCAGAATTCATCTGTTGCAAAGAGCTTATTCAGGCCACTTCAGCCTCAGCTCCACTCTTCTCCCTGTACACCGCAACAAAGCTATGACATACAAGATCAGGATCAGGCCGCTGCTTATCCAACTCAAATGCCATTGCCTGTGGCTGCAAGTGCTCATACCCAACAGGACATTGCCTCCTCCCAGTGCTCCATAGTGTCTTCCAAGACCCTCATCGTCAGCCCTCTCAAAGGAGGCGCCTATTATGCTGTCGAGAGGAGCTACCATGTCAGCTCCCCCTTGAAATCGACCACCCACAAGTCAACCAAGAGGGAACATGTCAAAGGAAAACTAAATTTTGACATTACTGATTCAAGGCCAGTTCCAAATGAGCAGCAGGTTTGTGACAAGGCCTCTACCTCCTCTGATGAAGACAAGCAAGATGACTTTGACATTGATTTCACAAATCTTGATATATTCGATGGCGAATTTTCCTTTTCCGAGCttctgcttgaccttgaccttgaCACTGAAGGCGTTCACTGCCAGAACCCTTCAGCAAGCGCTGAAGTTCAAAG ACTAGAGCCTGTTGCCAAGAGTGGTTATGTGACAGAGGATCCTGCCTTACCTGATTCAGTCAAGTCAATGGCTGCAGATTTCGCTGAAGATTTCAATTCACAAG GAGCCACATCTGTTACTTCTGTCAGGGCTATTACTAAGAGGATAAAGATCGTTAGCCCTG TGAAGGGCCGCATAGCTTCTTAG
- the LOC101762725 gene encoding uncharacterized protein LOC101762725, with protein sequence MHCKFAILQLLLLLPVLKLKVAQMPLLISLFLLPLLLAPPPSAASSSSFSLDFFPAAGAAAQLALSGGANATAAAVSMPSPGARVQYRTPIVFSSAPGLTFSTYFAFALPATASSLAFFLTPSAATHEPPALAVVFSEHRIRVDLAGRAARQANYSPTATATATRHAWIDYNATSATLHVRLSAATTIHNHPTPPLLSCPLDLSPVLLRGPVLAGFRTPSGNCTLFSWAFHAAPYRMHSQPLNPASLLATPPPDRADRHYSPWGAAVSLLFAAACGAMVTFFVLYLWYAVTARRPVAPVEYPMHPSDVAYQKIVLVGVKDDSATTDDDGHPPPASANK encoded by the coding sequence AtgcattgcaaatttgcaatcttgcaactgctgctgctgctgccggtgcTCAAGCTCAAGGTGGCTCAAATGCCGCTGCTGatttccctcttcctcctcccgctgctgctagctccacctccctccgccgcctcttcttcttccttctccctcgacttcttccccgccgccggcgccgccgcccagctcGCCCTCTCCGGTGGAGCcaatgccaccgccgccgccgtctccatgCCCTCCCCGGGTGCCCGTGTCCAGTACAGGACCCCAATCGTCTTCTCCTCCGCCCCCGGGCTAACCTTCTCCACATACTTCGCCTTCGCCCTCCCCGCTACCGCTTCCTCCCTAGCCTTCTTCCTcacgccctccgccgccacccacgAGCCCCCGGCCCTCGCCGTCGTCTTCTCCGAGCACCGCATCCGCgtcgacctcgccggccgcgccgcccgccaggCCAACTATTCCcccactgccactgccaccgccacccgccacgCCTGGATAGACTACAACGCCACCTCCGCCACGCTCCACGTCCGCCTCTCCGCCGCGACCACCATCCACAACCACCCGACCCCGCCGCTGCTCTCCTGCCCGCTCGATCTGTCCCCCGTCCTCCTCAGGGGGCCCGTCCTCGCCGGCTTCCGGACACCCTCCGGCAACTGCACCCTCTTCAGCTGGGCCTTCCACGCCGCTCCCTACCGGATGCACTCCCAGCCGCTCAACCCCGCCAGCCTgctcgccacgccgccgcccgaccgcgCCGACCGTCATTACAGCCCCTGGGGGGCCGCCGTGTCCCTGCTCTTCGCGGCCGCGTGCGGCGCCATGGTCACCTTCTTCGTGCTCTACCTCTGGTATGCCGTGACGGCGCGCCGACCCGTCGCGCCGGTGGAGTACCCCATGCACCCCTCCGACGTTGCCTACCAGAAGATTGTGCTCGTCGGGGTCAAGGACGACTCTGCCaccaccgacgacgacggccaccCGCCTCCTGCCTCGGCTAACAAGTAA
- the LOC101763132 gene encoding probable proline transporter 2, whose product MDVNAASASSSSSSSCATQETEDRRLGLHLPFDDGHERAPLLLPPTKTMDAADEKGERPDLSEDTAHQISVDPWYQVGFVLITGVNSAYVLGYSGSIMVPLGWIGGTCGLLLAAAISMYANALLARLHEVGGKRHIRYRDLAGHIYGRKIYALTWALQYVNLFMINTGFIILAGQALKATYALFSDDGALKLPYCIAISGFTCALFAFGIPYLSALRIWLGFSTLFSLIYIVITFVLSLRDGITAPARDYSIPGSHGTRIFTTIGAVADLVFAYNTGMLPEIQATIRPPVVKNMEKALWFQFTVGSLPLYAVTFMGYWAYGSATSSYLLNNVKGPVWIKATANMSAFLQTVIALHIFASPMYEFLDTKYGSGHGGPFAFHNVVFRVLVRGGYLTVNTLVAAVLPFLGDFMSLTGALSTFPLTFVLANHMYLMVKRHKLSAIQKSWHWLNVIGFTGLAVAAAVAAIRLIMLDSSTYHFFADL is encoded by the exons ATGGATGTCAAC GCCGCCtccgcttcttcctcctcctcatcgtcgtgCGCCACACAGGAGACGGAGGACCGGCGCCTCGGCCTGCACCTGCCATTCGACGACGGCCACGAGAGGGCGCCGCTCCTGCTGCCGCCCACCAAGACCATGGACGCTGCCGACGAGAAGGGCGAGAGGCCCGACCTCTCCGAGGATACGGCCCACCAGATTAGCGTTG ATCCATGGTATCAGGTTGGCTTCGTCCTCATAACGGGGGTCAACAGCGCGTATGTGCTAGGATACTCTGGGTCAATCATGGTCCCTTTAGGCTGGATTGGAGGGACATGTGGCCTCCTCCTAGCTGCTGCCATATCCATGTATGCTAATGCTCTTCTTGCACGGCTCCATGAAGTTGGTGGCAAACGCCATATCAGATACAGAGATCTTGCTGGGCACATATATG GAAGAAAAATATATGCGCTTACATGGGCTCTGCAATACGTCAATCTTTTCATGATCAACACTGGCTTTATCATCTTAGCTGGACAAGCTCTGAAG GCAACATATGCACTCTTTAGTGACGATGGAGCTCTAAAACTTCCTTACTGCATCGCGATATCAGGATTCACCTGTGCTCTTTTTGCCTTTGGAATTCCTTATTTATCCGCCCTCAGGATTTGGTTGGGATTCTCCACACTTTTCAGCCTCATCTATATTGTCATAACATTTGTGCTGTCATTGAGAGATG GAATAACTGCGCCTGCAAGGGATTACAGTATTCCCGGGTCACATGGAACTCGAATCTTCACTACGATAGGTGCTGTAGCAGACCTTGTGTTTGCTTACAACACCGGAATGCTGCCAGAAATTCAA GCAACCATAAGGCCTCCTGTGGTCAAGAACATGGAGAAAGCTCTATGGTTCCAGTTCACTGTTGGCTCGTTGCCTCTCTATGCAGTAACCTTTATGGGTTACTGGGCTTATGGTTCCGCGACATCAAGTTATCTACTGAACAATGTTAAGGGCCCAGTTTGGATAAAAGCCACTGCAAATATGTCAGCCTTTCTTCAGACTGTCATAGCGTTACAT ATATTTGCGAGCCCAATGTATGAGTTTCTGGATACAAAATACGGAAGTGGGCATGGCGGGCCTTTTGCATTCCACAACGTAGTGTTCAGAGTACTTGTGAGAGGAGGCTACCTGACGGTGAACACGCTGGTGGCAGCAGTGCTCCCGTTCCTTGGTGACTTCATGAGCCTGACAGGCGCCCTCAGCACCTTCCCCCTGACGTTCGTTCTTGCAAATCACATGTATCTGATGGTGAAGAGGCATAAGCTATCTGCCATCCAGAAATCCTGGCACTGGCTGAATGTAATTGGGTTCACCGGATTGGCTGTTGCAGCCGCAGTCGCGGCAATAAGGCTTATCATGCTTGATTCCAGCACATACCACTTCTTCGCTGATCTTTGA